The proteins below are encoded in one region of Scomber japonicus isolate fScoJap1 chromosome 24, fScoJap1.pri, whole genome shotgun sequence:
- the wbp4 gene encoding WW domain-binding protein 4 — protein sequence MADYWKSQPRKFCQYCKCWIADNKPSVEFHERGKNHKENVAAKITEIKKKSIEKAKQEQRMSKEFAAMEEAALKAYQEDLKRMEIESGSGSQAQTTAQPQPQAQPQAQPQTKKPQKKKGKPNKSPRQQTEVPMWIEGKTDDGNTYYYNTLTGDSQWEKPDCLKDESSDFAQPAQTESSSCSAWMEGVSPDGHIYYYNTETGESSWDRPADFPSNEESGSSKKGQEEPLTPQPEPLSGEEESSNGAATLATQEAEVTEESSQQPKVPKINFRKRKAEPEPSEQQGEDKASGDDREEDAEETKKEEEVQSTTTEPKEEKETQVKRKKVVNPYGTWEKIQQEEDPYASVDLQLPQVEGGAAIAPAELPPEPKPKFKERIITSLGDEGGPASFRKNKAQNNKSRSLRQRDNDD from the exons AT GGCTGACTACTGGAAGTCACAACCGAGGAAATTCTGTCAGTACTGCAAGTGTTGGATCGCAGACAATAAGCCT AGTGTCGAGTTCCATGAAAGAGGGAAGAATCACAAAGAAAATGTGGCTGCCAAAATTACTGAg attAAGAAGAAGAGTATTGAAAAGGCGAAGCAGGAGCAACGTATGTCTAAAGAGTTTGCAGCGATGGAGGAGGCTGCACTGAAGGCATATCAGGAGGATCTGAAGAGGATGGAAATAGAGTCAG gATCAGGTTCACAAGCCCAAACGACAGCACAGCCACAACCTCAGGCACAACCGCAGGCACAACCGCAGACCAAAAaaccacaaaagaaaaaaggaaaacccAACAAGTCGCCCAGACAACAAACAGAAGTGCCAATGTGGATTGAGGGAAAAACGGATGATGGAAATACATACTATTACAACACATTAACTGGAG ACTCTCAGTGGGAAAAACCAGACTGTTTGAAGGATGAAAGCTCCGACTTTGCACAGCCTGCACAGACTGag AGCTCCTCCTGCAGTGCCTGGATGGAAGGTGTCAGTCCTGATGGTCATATATATTACTACAACACAGAGACAGGAG AGTCCAGCTGGGACAGGCCAGCAGACTTTCCCTCTAATGAGGAGTCTGGATCCAGCAAAAAGGGTCAGGAGGAGCCATTGACCCCTCAACCGGAGCCACTCTCTGGAGAAGAGGAGAGCTCCAATGGGGCGGCAACTCTGGCAACTCAGGAGGCTGAAGTCACTGAAGAATCCAGCCAGCAGCCTAAAGTCCCAAAAATCAACTTCAGG aaAAGGAAAGCAGAGCCCGAGCCCTCAGAACAGCAGGGAGAGGATAAAGCTAGCGGTGATGATCGTGAAGAGGATGctgaagagacaaaaaaagaggaagaggtcCAAAGCACAACAACTGAGCctaaagaggaaaaggagacacAAGTCAAGAGGAAGAAAGTAGTTAACCCATATGGGACATGGGAAAAgatccagcaggaggaggatcCATA tGCCAGCGTGGACTTACAGTTGCCCCAGGTGGAGGGAGGTGCAGCCATCGCTCCAGCTGAGCTGCCACCAGAGCCCAAACCCAAGTTCAAGGAGCGCATCATCACCTCCCTCGGAGATGAAGGTGGACCCGCTTCATTCAGGAAAAACAAGGCACAGAACAACAAATCCAGGAGCCTCCGACAGAGAGACAATGACGACTGA
- the gk gene encoding glycerol kinase isoform X2, translating to MNGTMAASSHRIMLGPLVAAIDQGTSSTRFLVFNSKTAELLSHHQVEIKQSFPKEGWVEEDPKEILHSVYECMERTCEKLTQLNIDISNIKAIGVTNQRETTLVWDKETGEPLYNAIVWLDLRTQSTVERLINKTPGRNKNHLKHKTGLPISTYFSAVKLRWLMDNVSEVHEAVVSHRAMFGTVDAWLIWCLTGGKSGGVHCTDVTNASRTMLFNIHTMDWDPELCKYFGIPMEILPRVRSSSEIYGLMKSGALSGIPISGCLGDQSAALVGQMCFQDGQAKNTYGTGCFLLRNTGPKPVMSDHGLLTTVAYKLGRDKPACYALEGSVAIAGAVVRWLQDNLGIIGSSEELEKLAASVGTSYGCYFVPAFSGLYAPYWEPSARGIICGLTQFTNKSHLAFAALEAVCFQTREILDAMNQDSGIPLTQLQVDGGMTSNRLLMQLQADILCIPVVKPSMPETTALGAAMAAGAAEGVSVWSLNPEDLSEVTSEKFEPQINPEESEFRYARWKRAVQKSMNWETTEPVCNGNGEPSIFSSVPLGFYIMGSMLMLIGAKYIAD from the exons ATGAACGGCACCATGGCCGCCTCTTCACACCGGATAATGCTGGGGCCGCTGGTTGCTGCTATCGACCAGGGGACGAGCTCCACCCGGTTCCTG gtGTTTAATTCAAAAACAGCAGAGCTTCTCAGCCATCATCAAGTTGAAATCAAACAGAGCTTCCCTAAAGAGGG ATGGGTGGAGGAGGACCCCAAAGAAATTCTGCATTCGGTGTACGAGTGCATGGAGCGGACGTGTGAAAAACTCACCCAGCTCAACATAGACATCTCAAACATTAAAG CTATTGGAGTGACCAACCAAAGAGAGACCACGCTGGTTTGGGACAAAGAGACAGGAGAGCCCCTTTACAACGCCATCG tgTGGTTGGACCTGAGGACTCAATCAACAGTTGAACGTCTGATCAACAAAACTCCGGGAAGGAATAAGAACCACCTAAAA CACAAAACGGGGCTCCCCATCAGCACGTACTTCAGCGCGGTGAAGCTTCGCTGGCTGATGGACAACGTGAGCGAGGTGCACGAAGCCGTCGTTTCTCACCGCGCCATGTTCGGCACCGTCGACGCCTGGCTCATTTGG TGTTTAACTGGGGGGAAGTCTGGCGGAGTTCATTGCACAGATGTGACCAACGCCAGCAGGACCATGCTGTTTAACATTCATACTATGGACTGGGACCCAGAACTTTGCAA ATATTTTGGTATTCCTATGGAGATCTTGCCCAGGGTGAGGAGTTCTTCAGAAATATACGGCCTCATG AAATCAGGAGCTCTTTCAGGTATCCCCATTTCAGGG TGTCTCGGGGATCAATCAGCCGCACTTGTCGGACAGATGTGTTTCCAGGATGGACAAGCTAAAAACAC GTATGGAACTGGTTGTTTTTTACTGCGAAACACTGGACCCAAG cctGTAATGTCTGACCACGGCCTTCTGACCACTGTGGCGTACAAACTAGGTCGAGACAAACCCGCCTGCTACGCACTGGAG GGCTCCGTGGCCATTGCAGGAGCTGTGGTGCGTTGGCTACAGGACAATCTCGGGATAATAGGATCTTCTGAAGAGCTTG AGAAGTTGGCTGCATCGGTCGGCACATCCTACGGTTGTTATTTTGTTCCTGCATTTTCGGGTCTCTATGCGCCTTACTGGGAGCCCAGCGCAAGAGG gATTATTTGTGGGTTGACTCAGTTTACTAATAAGAGTCACCTCGCATTCGCTGCACTGGAAGCCGTCTGTTTTCAAACACGAGAG ATTCTGGACGCCATGAATCAGGACAGCGGCATCCCACTAACTCAGCTGCAGGTGGACGGAGGAATGACGTCCAACAGGTTGCTGATGCAGCTGCAGGCTGACATACTCTGCATCCCTGTTG TGAAGCCGTCCATGCCTGAGACCACTGCTCTCGGGGCAGCGATGGCAGCCGGAGCAGCAGAGGGTGTGAGCGTGTGGAGTCTGAACCCGGAGGACCTGAGTGAAGTCACCTCGGAGAAGTTTGAGCCTCAGATCAACCCTGAAG AAAGCGAGTTTCGGTATGCACGGTGGAAGAGAGCAGTGCAGAAATCCATGAACTGGGAGACGACGGAGCCTGTTTGTAATGGAAACG GTGAACCTAGTATCTTCAGCAGCGTGCCACTGGGCTTTTACATAATGGGCAGCATGTTGATGTTAATCGGAGCGAAATACATTGCAG ACTAG
- the LOC128354515 gene encoding LOW QUALITY PROTEIN: NF-kappa-B inhibitor zeta-like (The sequence of the model RefSeq protein was modified relative to this genomic sequence to represent the inferred CDS: deleted 1 base in 1 codon) yields the protein MLDQIHSQTRRGQFLPAGINSSTNGFFTDHKPPEVMQKTVKQLLIMSRQVSQSQRKRKYCHDDNSEHKCKSLKFEAPDLSPPAPANLNMTPYFPPAVPEQNHITPPPMQHAPLQGPMALTSEFKMTLFQWQIQHEAQKVEGISPEIMQMQDADGDTFLHIAVAQGKRALVYVLASKMAESGSLDIKEHNGQTPLQLAAAINQHLIVQDLLLQGAQINTRDLWGRSPLHVCAEKGHYLSLQSIWKTLLGSGQLIDVEMFNYDGGCHFFFTKKLYTSYNNHKILLCSLSLWRFNPLHAAVWSHNTVMKELRSVKNTCSYMATELMQRRQMHIECIKTLLLIGASYGTKDLKSGRTCLHIASEEANVELLSIFLEHPSSLTFVNVKTFSGNTALHIVSSLPNHKIQVEAVKLLMRKGADPGARNFENELPAQLVPEGPIGEKVRQILKGKYINA from the exons ATGTTGGATCAAATTCACAGTCAGACCAGAAGAGGCCAGTTTCTGCCAGCGGGGATCAACTCCAGCACTAATG GCTTTTTCACTGATCACAAGCCGCCAGAAGTGATGCAAAAGACGGTGAAGCAGCTGCTAATAATGAGCCGCCAGGTCAGTCAGAGTCAACGG AAAAGGAAATACTGCCACGATGACAACTCAGAGCATAAATGTAAATCTCTCAAATTTGAAGCCCCTGACTTGAGTCCTCCAGCACCAGCGAACCTCAATATGACTCCTTATTTCCCCCCTGCTGTGCCTGAACAAAACCACATCACCCCTCCACCAATGCAACATGCACCTCTGCAGGGACCAATGGCTCTGACTTCTGAGTTCAAAATGACTTTGTTTCAATGGCAAATACAACATGAGGCTCAAAAGGTTGAAGGAATTTCTCCTGAGATAATGCAGATGCAAGACGCAGATGGTGACAC ATTTCTTCACATAGCAGTGGCACAAGGTAAAAGGGCTCTGGTTTATGTGCTTGCTTCAAAAATGGCGGAAAGTGGCTCACTGGACATAAAAGAGCACAATGGACAG ACACCACTTCAGTTAGCAGCTGCCATCAATCAGCACTTAATTGTCCAAGACCTGCTGCTGCAAGGAGCACAAATCAACACCCGAGACTTATGGGGCCGCTCTccattgcatgtgtgtgctgaGAAAGGACATTATCTCAGTCTtcag AGCATCTGGAAGACCCTGTTAGGAAGTGGACAATTGATTGATGTTGAAATGTTCAATTATGATGGTGGGTGccatttttttttcaccaaaaaGCTTTATACATCCTATAACAATCATAAAATActgctctgttctctctctctctggaggtTTAAC CCGCTTCATGCTGCCGTCTGGTCTCACAACACTGTGATGAAAGAGCTGAGGAGTGTGAAAAATACTTGTTCATACATGGCAACGGAGCTGATGCAGAGGAGACAGATGCACATCGAGTGTATAAAGACTCTGCTGCTCATTGGCGCCTCCTATGGGACAAAG GATCTAAAAAGTGGACGAACCTGTCTTCACATAGCTTCAGAGGAGGCAAATGTGGAGCTGTTGAGTATTTTCCTTGAACACCCTTCATCACTGACCTTTGTGAATGTTAAG ACGTTCAGTGGAAACACGGCCCTGCACATCGTCAGCTCCTTGCCAAATCATAAAATTCAGGTGGAAGCCGTGAAGTTGCTGATGAGAAAAGGAGCTGACCCCGGGGCCAGAAACTTTGAAAACGAACTGCCGGCTCAACTGGTGCCTGAAGGACCCATTGGTGAAAAG gtGCGGCAGATCCTGAAAGGGAAATATATTAATGCTTAA
- the gk gene encoding glycerol kinase isoform X1, which yields MNGTMAASSHRIMLGPLVAAIDQGTSSTRFLVFNSKTAELLSHHQVEIKQSFPKEGWVEEDPKEILHSVYECMERTCEKLTQLNIDISNIKAIGVTNQRETTLVWDKETGEPLYNAIVWLDLRTQSTVERLINKTPGRNKNHLKHKTGLPISTYFSAVKLRWLMDNVSEVHEAVVSHRAMFGTVDAWLIWCLTGGKSGGVHCTDVTNASRTMLFNIHTMDWDPELCKYFGIPMEILPRVRSSSEIYGLMKSGALSGIPISGCLGDQSAALVGQMCFQDGQAKNTYGTGCFLLRNTGPKPVMSDHGLLTTVAYKLGRDKPACYALEGSVAIAGAVVRWLQDNLGIIGSSEELEKLAASVGTSYGCYFVPAFSGLYAPYWEPSARGIICGLTQFTNKSHLAFAALEAVCFQTREILDAMNQDSGIPLTQLQVDGGMTSNRLLMQLQADILCIPVVKPSMPETTALGAAMAAGAAEGVSVWSLNPEDLSEVTSEKFEPQINPEESEFRYARWKRAVQKSMNWETTEPVCNGNGEPSIFSSVPLGFYIMGSMLMLIGAKYIAGPD from the exons ATGAACGGCACCATGGCCGCCTCTTCACACCGGATAATGCTGGGGCCGCTGGTTGCTGCTATCGACCAGGGGACGAGCTCCACCCGGTTCCTG gtGTTTAATTCAAAAACAGCAGAGCTTCTCAGCCATCATCAAGTTGAAATCAAACAGAGCTTCCCTAAAGAGGG ATGGGTGGAGGAGGACCCCAAAGAAATTCTGCATTCGGTGTACGAGTGCATGGAGCGGACGTGTGAAAAACTCACCCAGCTCAACATAGACATCTCAAACATTAAAG CTATTGGAGTGACCAACCAAAGAGAGACCACGCTGGTTTGGGACAAAGAGACAGGAGAGCCCCTTTACAACGCCATCG tgTGGTTGGACCTGAGGACTCAATCAACAGTTGAACGTCTGATCAACAAAACTCCGGGAAGGAATAAGAACCACCTAAAA CACAAAACGGGGCTCCCCATCAGCACGTACTTCAGCGCGGTGAAGCTTCGCTGGCTGATGGACAACGTGAGCGAGGTGCACGAAGCCGTCGTTTCTCACCGCGCCATGTTCGGCACCGTCGACGCCTGGCTCATTTGG TGTTTAACTGGGGGGAAGTCTGGCGGAGTTCATTGCACAGATGTGACCAACGCCAGCAGGACCATGCTGTTTAACATTCATACTATGGACTGGGACCCAGAACTTTGCAA ATATTTTGGTATTCCTATGGAGATCTTGCCCAGGGTGAGGAGTTCTTCAGAAATATACGGCCTCATG AAATCAGGAGCTCTTTCAGGTATCCCCATTTCAGGG TGTCTCGGGGATCAATCAGCCGCACTTGTCGGACAGATGTGTTTCCAGGATGGACAAGCTAAAAACAC GTATGGAACTGGTTGTTTTTTACTGCGAAACACTGGACCCAAG cctGTAATGTCTGACCACGGCCTTCTGACCACTGTGGCGTACAAACTAGGTCGAGACAAACCCGCCTGCTACGCACTGGAG GGCTCCGTGGCCATTGCAGGAGCTGTGGTGCGTTGGCTACAGGACAATCTCGGGATAATAGGATCTTCTGAAGAGCTTG AGAAGTTGGCTGCATCGGTCGGCACATCCTACGGTTGTTATTTTGTTCCTGCATTTTCGGGTCTCTATGCGCCTTACTGGGAGCCCAGCGCAAGAGG gATTATTTGTGGGTTGACTCAGTTTACTAATAAGAGTCACCTCGCATTCGCTGCACTGGAAGCCGTCTGTTTTCAAACACGAGAG ATTCTGGACGCCATGAATCAGGACAGCGGCATCCCACTAACTCAGCTGCAGGTGGACGGAGGAATGACGTCCAACAGGTTGCTGATGCAGCTGCAGGCTGACATACTCTGCATCCCTGTTG TGAAGCCGTCCATGCCTGAGACCACTGCTCTCGGGGCAGCGATGGCAGCCGGAGCAGCAGAGGGTGTGAGCGTGTGGAGTCTGAACCCGGAGGACCTGAGTGAAGTCACCTCGGAGAAGTTTGAGCCTCAGATCAACCCTGAAG AAAGCGAGTTTCGGTATGCACGGTGGAAGAGAGCAGTGCAGAAATCCATGAACTGGGAGACGACGGAGCCTGTTTGTAATGGAAACG GTGAACCTAGTATCTTCAGCAGCGTGCCACTGGGCTTTTACATAATGGGCAGCATGTTGATGTTAATCGGAGCGAAATACATTGCAG GCCCAGACTAG
- the mtrf1 gene encoding peptide chain release factor 1, mitochondrial — MRRWFGLGSFCSRVVYSSRREGAGWRRTFTGHTTLNSTQVQHWGTVLSKRLCHSDLGDLYKNESVQKYLQQLMEEYRDLSKKLQHAYINETDRKELSMKHTELLPLANILQNIEHALKDLEEVKSLLNSSDGSKDEDKQLTQLLKEEEAQISHRILGLRKDLIKALVPTDPLDPSNVLLEVVSGRTTGGDICQQFTTEMFDMYQGFAFYKNWDFEVLNYTSAEYGGLHHAAVRIVGENVYRYLKNEGGTHRVQRIPEVGLSSRMQRIHTGTMTVIILPEPIEFDVNIDPKDLRIDTFRARGAGGQSVNTTDSAVRIVHLPTGMKAECQQTRSQLQNRDTAMRMLKARLYQSMMGKETEQRQTTRKQQVGTRSQSERIRTYHFSQDRVTDHRTGYVTRDIKEFMRGGEGLDEMISDVLEHSEREALLEMVVNSNSSLK; from the exons ATGCGTCGCTGGTTTGGTTTGGGCTCTTTCTGTAGCCGAGTagtttacagcagcaggagagaaGGAGCAGGATGGAGGAGGACATTTACAGGACACACAACTCTCAACAGTACACAGGTACAACACTGGGGCACAGTGTTATCAAAAcgcctctgtcacagtgatttGGGGGACTTATACAAGAATGAGTCCGTGCAGAAGTATCTCCAGCAGCTCATGGAGGAGTACAGGGACCTCAGCAAGAAGTTACAGCATGCATACATCAacgagacagacagaaaagagcTTTCTATGAagcacacagagctgctgccaCTGGCAAATATCCTGCAGAATATTGAACACGCTTTGAAAGACCTTGAGGAAGTCAAATCACTTCTCAATA GTTCAGATGGTTCCAAAGATGAAGACAAGCAATTGACCCAGCTGCTGAAagaggaggaagcacagatCTCCCACAGAATTTTAGGCTTAAGAAAAGAT TTAATCAAAGCTCTGGTGCCGACTGATCCTCTCGACCCCAGTAATGTTCTGCTGGAGGTTGTGTCAGGTCGGACAACAGGAG gGGACATCTGTCAGCAGTTCACCACCGAAATGTTTGACATGTACCAGGGTTTTGCCTTTTACAAGAACTGGGACTTTGAGGTTTTGAACTACACATCTGCTGAGTATG GTGGTTTGCACCATGCAGCGGTACGAATAGTCGGGGAAAACGTGTACAGATATCtgaagaatgaaggaggaacGCACCGGGTGCAGAGGATCCCTGAGGTGGGCCTCTCCTCCAGGATGCAGCGTATCCACACTGGAACCATGACTGTTATAATCCTGCCTGAGCCCATTGAG TTTGATGTCAACATTGATCCAAAGGACCTTCGCATTGACACATTTAGAGCTCGGGGTGCTGGAGGCCAAAGTGTCAACACAACAGACAGTGCAGTGCGCATTGTTCATCTTCCCACAG GTATGAAGGCAGAGTGTCAGCAGACTCGCTCTCAGTTGCAGAACAGAGACACGGCCATGCGCATGCTGAAGGCCAGGCTTTACCAGAGCATGATGGGTAAAGAGACTGAGCAGAGGCAAACAACACGAAAACAGCAG GTGGGCACACGCTCTCAGTCAGAGAGGATTCGCACCTACCATTTCAGCCAGGATCGAGTCACAGACCACAGGACTGGTTATGTTACCAGAGATATTAAG GAGTTcatgagaggaggggagggcCTGGACGAGATGATTTCCGATGTACTTGAACATTCAGAGAGGGAGGCTCTTCTGGAGATGGTGGtgaacagcaacagcagcctgAAATGA